The sequence AGAGCACTCCTGTTGTTTTGTTGGCTATATAAGCCCTGGCTTTCATACTTAcctctgtgtttttctttccaGGAACTGACGATGTAGGAGGACTCCAGTCGGGATTGAAATGAGATGTTGCTGATTTAATCTACTATTATTTGTACACTTTATACCCAAGCGAAATAAAGGTGTGGCTTGACAAAAAGTGAACACCCCCTCCACATGATTTCTTCTGGGTGCAGCTGATCCTCAGACACTGATGTATTTGAATGGATGGACTTGCGCATGCTAGACACAATATATGAACGCATAATGCTAATATATGAAAACTTAATGCTAATTTGCTCCCTAGAGCAGCTGATCTCTTCATGCAATAAAGTGTGAGTGACTTACAGAATGAAGACTAGCTACAATAGTGGGTGTGTTGATGACTTATAAAGAGCTTATGCTGCCAAATGCTGTCActgtatacttatatactatactCACTGGCATCACTGCTACTGTGACCTCGACAATCCAAGTCTACTCCAGAAATGGGACGTTGGGGATCATTTTTACACTGTTCCAACAAAAATTAAGGGAATACTTTAAATTTcacttatcacccggagagaagaaatactcttttctgattggctggttatTCATTCTGAATAAACAgtacacctatgaagtagatctggtaaaaaaaatgtaatcaccgttccatatcaatggtTGTTATACagtagttaccattcataagcatagTAGGATGACTGACAGCCTGGGAGCTGACTTGGCAACAATGAAATCAGCTACATTTCACTTAATCTTCCCCACCCTCTTCTCCACCCTCTTCTCCACCCTCTTCTCCATTCACAAACTAGCCCACTCACACAGAACCTAAACCAGCAGATCTTTTCAAAAGTGCAGCACGTCTTGTAAACAAATAATTGAAATGCAACTGTTTACTCAatttcagaaagaaaaaaaaacaaatgcacatctgTTTAAACCCTGCTGCCATGTGCTCTATGGAATGCACATCTGTTTAACCCCTGCTGCCATATGCTCTATGGAATGCACTGTTCCATCCCTCATCCTACAAGGCCAGCCCATGCCCGAGAAAACGCCGGATCCATTGAATCATGGGTTCAGTGATTCTCACTGGGTGAAGGGGGGAGCAATAGGTCTTAACCGATccgcattaaaaaaaaagaaaacatatctaaaaggtttttttattatttagacaaaaacaattaaaatgctttatattaaaattaaaaaaaaaaaaaaactaaaactcTTGGGAATTCACATCTTTGCTTGTGTCAGCCCTCATGGTCTTCTTGGGTAGCAGCTGAGCGTGGATGTTTGGAAGTACACCGCCCTCCGAGATAGTTACCCCTCCGAGCAGGGTGTTGAGCTCCTCGTCGTTCCTAACAGCGAGCTGGATGTGACGGGGTGAGATCCTCCTTTTCTTGTTATCCTTGCAGGCGTTACCAGCCAACTCCAAAATCTCGGCGCACAGGTACTCGATCACGGCAGCCAGGTAGACGGACGCTCCGCTTCCAATGCGCTTTGCATAGTTGCCTTTGCGCAGCAAGCGGGCGATACGACCGACAGGGAATTGTAGACCAGCGCGGGAAGAACGAGTCATGCTGGACTTGGCCTTAACGGCGGCGACTTTCTTTCCACGACCGGACATTTCTGCAAAGGAGAGGTGGTGTTAGTGGATAAATCTTTGAAAGCCAGCCAGCTGGGCAAGTTACAGCATATGTGCTTTATCTTTAGCGCAGGAGTGAGCAAAAATTAAACTTAAAACCAAAACAGAAATGGATCACGCTAAACGGCTTTGGCTACGAATAACAAATTAAGCAAATTAGACGGCATGCCTAAATTATAGTTCGGCCTAACAGATTATTTCTTAGAAACAGAATAGTGACTTTTCAATCAGTTTTTACACAATAAGTGTGAaaacattgtaggcctacttactcAGTATTCAGTGCGCAATGAGGAAATTCAACAGGACAAATCCACTGCTGCCCAAACCCTGCCCGCCTGTTTTATAGCAACGTGTGCTCACCAATTCTTGATTGAAGTCAATTGCCAGCACCTGTTTTCAAGCAGTAGCCTGCCCTGTGCAACGACTTTATTGGTGCAATTAGTCCATTAAAgagaactagaaatgcaattccaaggaattagcagtgcataaaaatgcaaaaattgtgatgtaaaatataatagttaaaacagataatgcagAGATGGTTACGCATGGTGGTTTCATAGTTTAAtgaaagttgatagtttaaatgtaaataatttaaaagttgttgatagacagataatttaataaatgatgatagacagaaagatctcacatctaaagacaagtagtagagttttaagtcacagactatgattttgcaatgactagggatcttgcagggtcactatttacaagactgcaactagattcctttaaattattacccatcatGCAATAGATAACAGCACCTGTTTTCAAGCAGTAGCCTGCCCTGTGCAACGACTTTATTGGTGCAATTAGTCCATTAAAGAGAACtaaaaatgcaattccaaggaattaccagtgcataaaaatgcaaaaattgtgatgtaaaatataatagttaaaacagataatgcagAGATGGTTACGCATGGTGGTTTCATAGTTTAAtgaaagttgatagtttaaatcTACCAAGCTGTAAGGTTGCTgaactctcttcctcctctcccccctccaccctcagctacataacatcctggacattggacccacaatggccgcctgcactactccacttgcacacttgcacacttgtacactttacaacttggtgttgttgtcctgaaaacacaacacttctgctgctcttacataacttgcaccactatgccactttctttattacttaggtcaaacagaactatacccaagccttttattggcctgactttgcactagtattttattgactgtctatgcacaatttcaaccaaattttgctgctcttattttttcattattatatgtgccctcttatttacttatttacttacttttttgtttacttgaatgttatgtttgtctgtggacttaaattggaaaaatatgtcttgtcttcaccgtgggatagtgagaaacgtaatttcgatctctttgtatgtctggaacatgtgaagaaattgacaataaagctgactttgactttgactttgagataaacaggaactaaaaatgatagcctactaaactcaaagtcgtattttcatgtttctgcagcattgtttcatgcgtgacatccttaaccgatacagagttgttctgtcacgtggaagagccgactaaatatcaagtcaagtcaagtcggcttttattgtcaatttctttacatgcactggtcatacaaagaattgaaatttcgtttcttactttcccatgcagacatagacatgctttaaatacagacatagacatactatggacatagccatagacaataaacattaaattaaagtgcaagactgaaatatagaacatgtatgtatcaaaatagaaatataggacatatattaaagaaaaaatagaggtagttgtgttgtatatttctatagtcttaacagttacatgaagtttaaacttgtgcttgtgtgacctgtatatttacattgatatgcagtatgcagtaattcaagtatatcagtaCTTATACAAATATGTATAAgtaatgacaaatattatagcaataacaaataatcataggctacagctgttgcctactttgccccttcctgtttggtgttggagagaggtcactattggtcTTCATattgttcacgtcactatttgcatgagccacaacccaaaagacttgcgataatatcaaacatgtttgatattgtcgtaacggcaaaactagaaaaagactgactccgactgacttaaaaccgctaagattggcaccatacacttaacgatctagttgacgggagcgcgctgcaattccagtacaactcccatgagaaaaaagatcatggagaataaagaaaaaaatatttaaaaaatctttgtattttcccacaaggtgtttgggtgctctgaaaatgagaaccaaaattattttttagacttgtaaagtctgctgttcagaccctgaaggaatttattttctgttcattgttttttgtgagagtgttttttacttatctcagtaaggaaaataaatcaagagcctatgttgagtacaaatatgtcttctgaaggcttaaacagagcccagccaaaaactccaataaaatttgtatcaactttgagggacagctatggccATGCAGGATtaccagaccaaacgtgacgattttgctacatactattcctatttatgtaccagcatgcaaaatttgagcctcctacatggtttagttcttgcgctgtgggcttgtcaGTATAGGCTGTTTCTGGGGCCTGTTTTTCCCCCTTTGAGTCACATATTTACCTCTATTGTGACATA comes from Alosa sapidissima isolate fAloSap1 chromosome 7, fAloSap1.pri, whole genome shotgun sequence and encodes:
- the LOC121713739 gene encoding histone H2A, sperm-like, which translates into the protein MSGRGKKVAAVKAKSSMTRSSRAGLQFPVGRIARLLRKGNYAKRIGSGASVYLAAVIEYLCAEILELAGNACKDNKKRRISPRHIQLAVRNDEELNTLLGGVTISEGGVLPNIHAQLLPKKTMRADTSKDVNSQEF